Within Gemmatimonadaceae bacterium, the genomic segment CTCGACGCACCGGTTCGCCGGGTCCGCCGCCGACTCCACTTCCGCCCTGCATCGTGGTTTTGGAAGGGCCGATCACGGATTGAACTTGCCGAAATCCTCGGGGCGGAGCTGCTCGAGATACTCCTTGAGCTGTTCGGCGCTCAGCTCGGTCGAGTCGCGCGCTCCAGTGTCGGGAGGCACGCTGAACTCGCTCGCCTCCTCCTCCTCTTCACCGGACACGAGAAGCGTATCCGCCGCGTAAATCGGCGCGTCGAGGCGCAGCGCGATGGCGATCGCGTCCGACGGCCGGGAATCCACGCGCAGCGACTTGCCGTCGCGGTCGAGGTGAAGCTCACCGTAGTACGTGTTGCTCTCGACTCTGGTGATCTGCACGCGGCGGAGCTCGGAGCCCGTCGCGAGAATGATCGACTTGCAGAGGTCGTGAGTGAGCGGCCGGCTTCGCTTCATGTTGTGCATCTGCATGACGATCGACTCGGCCT encodes:
- a CDS encoding bifunctional nuclease family protein, which translates into the protein MMIEVVVSKLGVDPSNQSYVVVLQEKGGARMLPIWIGQVEAESIVMQMHNMKRSRPLTHDLCKSIILATGSELRRVQITRVESNTYYGELHLDRDGKSLRVDSRPSDAIAIALRLDAPIYAADTLLVSGEEEEEASEFSVPPDTGARDSTELSAEQLKEYLEQLRPEDFGKFNP